The Actinomycetota bacterium genome includes the window GTCGGAGTGGGATCTCAGTGCTGGATTCAAGTTCCGCTGCCCATGTGCGCGCCATCTCAGCCGAAGCACCCTCACTTCCATCCATCTTCAACGGCAGACCCACGATGATCTCCACCACTGAATACTCACTGATGAGCTCAAGAATCTGGCTGATTGCCGCGTCACCTGCCGGCACGCTGTCCAGCGGGACGGCGAGCACCTGGCCGGCGTCGCTGCGCGCTACGCCGATGCGCACGGTGCCAACATCGCAGGCAAGGAGCACGCCGGTGAGCTCAGTCAGTTGGACACCCGAGCCGTGATGCTTGCCTTCACGGCTTCAATTGCGTCTGCAACCCCTGCCGGGTGAGTTCCGCCACCTTGGGCGAGGTCTGGTTTGCCACCGCCTCGTCCGCCCAAGAGCGGCAGCGCGGCGGCGAGGAGAATGTTGGCGCCCACTCCCAGAGCGATGGCCTGCTCGTTGGCTGCAGCAATTGCCGAGACTTTTCCGTCTGCGACAACTGTGCCAAAGAGGACTACCGGCACACCGGACCGATTTCTGCCCTTGACCTGCACGACCACTTCGCGCAATGCCGCCGCATCCATGCCCTCGGGTGCTTGGAAGGCCCACACGTGCACGGGACCGATCTCAACTGCTGCCCCGATGACGTCGTCAACACTTGCCGACAACGCAGACTTGCGCACTTTCTCCAGGTCGCGCTCGGCAGTCTTGAGCGAGGCAATCGTGCGTTCGATCCGATCAGGGATCTGCTCAGCAGGAACCTTCAGCAGTTCGGTGAGTCGATTCACGAGCACGTGTTCGCGGGCCAGGAATTGATAGGCGTCGGCTCCAACGAGAGCCTCCACCCTTCGCACTCCGGTACCGATGGAGCCTTCGCCAAGGAAGGTGACTACGCCCAATTGCCCGGACCGCTGTGCGTGAGTACCGCCACACAGTTCATGCGCCCAGTCCCCCACTGAGATGACACGTACCTGATCGCCGTACTTCTCGCCGAACAGTGCCATTGCGCCAAGGGCTCGTGCGTCCGCCTGAGACATCTGATGCGCAGTTACCGCGAGATCCTCCAACAGCACCTCGTTGACGCGAGCCTCAACGGACTGCATGACATCAGGAGCGATTGGTGTGGAACTTGGAAAATCGAAACGCAGGCGACCCGGTGCGTTCTCAGATCCCATCTGAGTGGCGGTGTCACCGAGTTCTTCGCGAAAGGCGCGATGGATGAGGTGGGTGGCCGTGTGCGCCCGCGAGATTGCCCGACGACGTTGGATATCGACGTGGCCAACGACGCTCATTCCTGAAGCGAATTCACCCGATCGCACTTCACTGCGATGGACGAAAAGCCCTGGCACGGGCATCTGTACGTCATACACCTCAGCGACAGCGCCGGTTGACGAAACGATGCGGCCACGATCACCCAGCTGCCCGCCAGATTCGGCGTAGAAGGGCGAACGATCAAGAATGATTTCCAGATGCTCACCTGCTGAAGCCGCCGCAACCGTAGCCCCATCACGCACCAGTCCGATGATGGTGGCTTCGGAATCAACCTCGGTGTAGCCGGTGAAGCTTGTGCGCCCACCTGTCTCAAGAATGTCGCGGTAGGCAGTAGTTGCCGTTAGGCCAACCTTGCGTTCGCGAGCGTCAGCCTTGGCTCGTTCGCGCTGCTGGCCCATCAACGTGCGGAAGCCTTCTTCATCAACCTGAAGTCCCTGCTCTGCCGCCATCTCCAAGGTCAGATCAATGGGAAAGCCATAAGTGTCGTGCAGTGCAAAGGCCTGTTCACCCGAAACGGTGCTGCCACCTGTTGAACGAATGCCTTGGGCTGCCGTGTCGAAGATCGTGGTTCCAGCCCGCAGGGTCTGAATGAAGACTGCCTCCTCAGCGATGGCGATCTGACGAATGCGATTGACCTCGTCATTGAGCTCTGGGTACTGCGGAGCCATCGTCAGCACAGTGGCGTCTATGAGCTCACCCATGCTGGGATCCTGAGCACCAAGCAGTCGCATGTTGCGGATGACGCGACGCATCAAACGACGCAAGACGTATCCGCGGCCTTCGTTGCCCGGCAGGACTCCGTCACCGATGAGGAAGGCACATGTACGCGCATGATCTGCAATCACTCGCAGCGCGACATCGGACTTTGGGGTGGCCCCGTACCGAGTGCCGCTCAGTTCGACTGCACGATCAAGAATTCCGCGCGTGGTGTCGATTTCGTAGATGTTGTCCACGCCCTGCAGGAGCGCTGCCATGCGTTCCAGCCCCATACCTGTGTCGATGTTCTTCGCTGGCAAATCCGCAAGGATCGGGTAGTCCTCCTTGGCTGGCCCGGCTCCACGCTCGGACTGCATGAAGACCAGGTTCCAGACTTCGAGGTAGCGATCCTCATCAGCCACCGGACCACCATCGCGACCATGCTCTGGACCACGGTCGTAGTAGATCTCCGAGCAGGGACCGCAGGGCCCGGGTATCCCCATCGACCAGAAGTTGTCGGCCATGCCGCGGCGCTGAATGCGATCAAGCGGCAAGCCCACCTGCTTGTGCCAGATGTCGATGGCCTCATCGTCATCCAGATAGACCGTCGCCCACAACTTGTCCTCGGGGAAGCCGTAGCCACCATCAGCCACCGAACTCGTCAGCAGTTCCCAGGCCATCGGAATGGCCAATTCCTTGAAATAGTCACCGAAGGAGAAATTGCCAGCCATCTGGAAGAAGGAGGCGTGCCGAGTGGTCTTGCCGACCTCCTCGATATCGCCGGTACGGACGCACTTCTGGACGCTGGTTGCCCGCGGGTATGGGGCTGGAGCCTCCCCAAGGAAATACGGCTTGAAGGGCACCATGCCTGCGTTGACGAACAACAGTGTGGGGTCATCAAGCAGCAACGAAGCCGACGGCACAATCTGGTGCCCTCGATCGGCGTAGTAGCGCAGGAAGCGACTGCGAATCTCAGCGGAATCCACGGTCAGGCCCCTTTTGATTCGTGATTGCGATCGCTGTTGAGCCGAGCTTCGACCATTGATCGCGCGGACTCCACAGCCGCAGAAGCATTGACAGCAGCTTGCTGAATGGTCATCACGATGCCACGCTCACGCGACTCATCGACAAAGCGCTGACCGCGTCGATACGCAAGGATCCCTACGGCCGCCCCGACGGCAAACCAGAACATCCTGCGCATCACAACTCTCCCTTTGGTTAAGGCTTCCAACCTTAATGCTCGGGATTCTCGTTCTGTCCGCTACGCAGTTGCGCAAGCCGTTCGGCAACCTTGGACCAAGCTGCCTCGGCGCCATGCTGTGAAGGTCGGTAGTAGCGAACTCCCTGCAGCACCTCTGGCAGATATGTCTGCGCTACCACGCCTTCTGGCAGGTCGTGGGGGTAGATGTACTGCGCGCCGTGCCCGTGATCCTTGGCTCCGGGGTAATGGGCATCGCGAAGCCAAATGGGAACTGAGCCGACCCGACCCCGACGCACATCATTTGCTGCCGCGCCGATGGCCGTGACGACTGCATTGGATTTGGGTGCGAGGGCTGCATGAATCGTGGCGTGCGCAAGGATGATCTGAGCCTCGGGCATGCCAACGATCGCCACCGACTGCGCCGCCGCCACGGCGGTCTGCAGCACTTGTGGATCAGCCATGCCGATGTCTTCGCTGGCAAGGATCATGAGCCGGCGCGCGATAAAACGCGGATCCTCCCCTGCCTCCAGCATTCTGGCCAGATAGTGCAAAGCGGCATCTGGATCACTGCCTCGCACACTCTTGATGAAGGCGCTGATCACGTCATAGTGCTGATCGCCATCCTTGTCGTAGCGCAAGGCCACATGCTGGACGGCCTGTTCAACATGCTCCAGGCAAATGACCGACGATCCAGCTGAGTCTGCCGCGATGGCCGCCGCCTCCAGGGCTGTGAGTCCTCGCCGCGCATCCCCGATACTCAGATGCACGAGATCCACCATTGCCTGATCATCGATCGCAAATCGATCGTCGAATCCACGAGGGTCATGCAGGGCTCGCCGAAGCAGCAGGTCGATATCCACGTCGGTCAGCGGCTGCAGGGTCACCACAAGGCTGCGGGACAGCAGAGGTGAGATCACAGAGAAACTGGGGTTCTCAGTTGTGGCCGCGATCAGCGTTACCCAGCCATTCTCGACTGCCGGCAACAGGGCATCCTGCTGGCTCTTGCTGAATCGATGCACCTCGTCGATGAACAGCACCGTGCCCTGCCCGCTGACCGAGGATCGGGCTCGAGCCGAATCAATGACTGCGCGCACATCCTTCACGCCGGCAGTTACGGCCGAGAGCTCTTCGAAACTGCGCCCGGAGACCAGGGACACGAGCGAGGCAAGAGTGGTTTTTCCGGTGCCAGGCGGACCCCACAGAATGACTGAGATCGCCGAGCCCTGACCCGTCAGCAGGTTGCGAAGCGGAGTACCCGGGCCTAGTGCCGCCTCTTGGCCAACGACGTCGTCAACCGACGAAGGCCGCATCCGAACAGCCAGCGGGGCAAGCGCATGGCTCTCGTCGAACAGGGTCATCGCATGGAACTAGGAGGAAACCGTATGTGCTCGCACTGGCGGGCCGTCAATGCCGGCTTCCTTGCGCTGCAGTCCGGTGATAGGCGTCGGCGCACCGGTCAAGGGATCCTGCCCGCCACCTGTCTTGGGAAAGGCAATCACATCGCGGAGCGAGGGGGCCCCTGCAAGGAGCATGCAGATGCGATCCCAGCCAAATGCAATGCCGCCATGCGGAGGTGGGCCAAACTTGAACGCTTCAAGCAGAAAGCCGAATTTGTCATTGGCCTCCTCCTGGCTCATGCCCAGCAGTCCAAAGACTCGCTGCTGCACATCAGCCTGATGGATTCTGATCGAACCACCGCCGATTTCATTTCCGTTGCAGACGATGTCGTAGGCCCAGGCCAGAGCGTCACTTGGCGCCGTCTCGAAGTTGTCGATCCAGTCATGGTTCGGCGAAGTAAATGGGTGGTGCACAGCTGTCCAGCCACCATCGTCAGTGAGTTCGAACATTGGGGCGTCCACGACCCAAAGGAAGGACCAACTGCCTTCTTCAATGAGCCCCTGACGCTCGGCAATCTCACCGCGGACAGCACCCAGCAGCATGCGTGACTCAGATGGCTTGCCCGCAGCAAAGAAGATGCAGTCGCCCGGCTTGGCGCCAGTAGCATCCACGATCCCTGCGCGCTCGTTGTCGCTGAGGTTCTTGGCCACCGGCCCGCCGAGTTCACCTTCGGCATCGACCGTGATGTAGGCCAAGCCCTTGGCGCCGCGCTGCTTTGCCCATTCCTGCCAGGCATCGAATTGCCGGCGTGGTTGGTCAGCGCCGCCCGGCATGACCACAGCACCGACGTACTCGGACTGAAATACTCGGAACGGAGTGTCAAAGAAGAAGTCGGTGAGCTCGACAAGTTCCAGTCCGAAACGAAGATCTGGCTTGTCTGAGCCAAAGCGACGCATGGCCTCGTGATAGGTCATGCGAGGAATCTCGCCAATCTCATGAGCGAGGATGCCCTGCCACAGCGCGCCAATGATGGCCTCGCCAAGTTCAATGATGTCCTCTTGCTCAACGAAGGACATCTCAATGTCGAGTTGAGTGAACTCGGGTTGCCGATCGGCTCGGAAGTCCTCGTCGCGATAGCAGCGGGCGATCTGGAAATAGCGTTCCATCCCGCCAACCATCAGCAGCTGCTTGAAGAGCTGCGGTGATTGCGGCAGGGCATACCAGTCACCTGGCTGCAGGCGAACAGGAACAAGGAAGTCACGCGCACCTTCAGGGGTCGAGCGCGTCAGTGTCGGTGTCTCGATCTCGATGAAATCCCGACCAAGGAGTACATCTCTGGCCAATTGATTGACCTTGGAGCGCATGCGAAGGGCGTCACCGGCAGATTGGCGGCGAAGATCCAGATAGCGGTACTTCAGTCGGACCTCGTCGCCCACAGCAACGCGATCGTCGATCGGAAAGGGCAGAGGCGCGGCAACTGACAGCACCGTCAGCTGGGTGGACATGACCTCAATCTCGCCGGTGGGCAGATCAGGATTCTCATTGCCAGCGGGGCGAATGCCGACCTGGCCGGTGACCTGCAGGCAGTACTCATCACGCAGGCCGTGCGCGATTTCCGGGTCGTGCACCACGACTTGGACCACACCAGAGGAGTCACGAAGATCAAGAAAGGCAACTCCACCATGGTCACGACGGCTGGCGATCCAGCCCGCCAGGGTGACGGTGGTCCCAGAGTCTGCTGCCCGCAGCGTGCCTGCCAGGACGGATCGAATCACGAATGAACTCCCTTAGTGCTGCTCAATGTCTGTTCGGCAATCTTGCCCGCCAAGGTTGGCTGCACACTCTCCCATGCCACGATCTCCTGCTCACCACGCGACATATCTCGGATCACCGACGTGCCATCGGAAAGCTCCTGCTCACCCACGACCAGTACCCAGGGCGCACCGCTGCGATCTGCAGCCTTCATAGCGCCCTTGAGCCCGCGGTCACCGAAGGCCAGATCGACCCGGATGCCGCTGCGCCGAAGTTCTGCGGCAAGTGCGACCAGCTTGCTCTTGGCCTCCTTGCCGATGGGAACGGCAAATACGTCAATCAGCGGGTCTCTACCGATGCTCAAGTGCTCTGCCTCGCACGCAAGCAGAGTTCTGTCTGTCCCAATGCCAAAGCCGATGCCTGAGAGCGCCTGACCTCCCAGGGATTCCATCAGTCCGTCATAGCGGCCGCCGCCGCCGATACCCGACTGCGCACCGAGGAGTGGATGACTGAATTCAAAGGCCGTCCGGGTGTAGTAGTCCAAGCCGCGCACAAGTGCTGGTGCTTCAGTCCACTCGACGTTGACGGCCCGAAGATGCTGACGAACCTCGTCATAGTGCTCGCGACACTCAGGGCAGAGATGATCAACCATGTATGGCGCACCCACGAGCAGCGCTTGCACTTCTGTGCGCTTGTCATCCAGGACGCGCAGCGGGTTGATTGCCGCCCGCTCGCGCGTGGCCTCATCGAGGTCGAGGGCGGCGAGAAACTCCTGGAGGAGGGCTCGATACACCGGACGACACTGAGCGCAGCCAAGAGAAGTCAGTTGCAAGGTGAACTGCTGAAGGCCAAGTGAACGAAAGCCGGCATCTGCAATGGCAATGACTTCAGCGTCGAGAGCGGGGTCCATTGATCCGATGGCTTCGACTCCGACCTGCTGCAGTTGGCGATAGCGACCCTGCTGCGGGCGCTCAGCACGGAAGAAGGGCCCGGAATACCAGACCTTCACCGGGAGTTGGCCGCGATCAAGTCCGTGCTCAATCACCAGTCGCATGACACCAGCGGTGCCTTCAGGACGAAGCGACAGCGAACGCCCACCGCGGTCCTGGAATGTGTACATCTCCTTAGCCACCACATCTGTGGACTCGCCTACCCCGCGCACGTACAAGGCAGTGTCCTCGAAGACCGGAAGTTCGACATAGCCGTAGCCAGCCATCCGGGCTGGTGCGGTCAGAGCTTCGCGCACCTCAAGAAATGCAGTACTGCGTGGCGGAAAATATTCAGGGACACCTTTTGGCGCCTGCATTTGATCCACGGTCACAGACCAGTCCGCGCCGGGAAGTACTGGTTCCCGGGCTGCAAGAAGGGATTGCTCAGTTTCTCCTGACCGATCGTGGTCTGCGGGCCGTGCCCCGGCAGCACCACCATGTCGTCATCGGCTGGCAGAACAATTCGCTGCAGCGAATCCTGCATCAATTGCATGCTTCCGCCGTCAAGATCAGTTCGGCCGATGCTTCCGGCGAACAGCAGATCACCACTGAACATGATGGGTGGCACCTCTGCATCGGCTTCACGTTCGAAGACGATGGAACCCTCTGTGTGGCCAGGAGCGTGACGAACGAGCAATTGGATGCCGGCCAGGTCGAGCACCTCGTTGTCAGCAAGGAGGCGCACATCTTCTGGTTCAGTGAGCTCCAATGCGCCCTTGGTCATCCGGAGCAAGGATTCGCGGTTGGCATTGATCGTGGATCCCGCCAATTCGGCCAGCCGGTAGCGATCGTCAGCGTGAATATAGGCCGGAATCCCAAAATCGTGACTCAACGGCGCTACCGACCAGGCGTGATCCAGATGCCCATGGGTGATGAGCACTGCCGCCGGCTTCAGTTTGTGCTCACTGATGATCTGCATAAGGCCGTCGATGGAGTCCTGACCGGGGTCGATGATCAGGCAGGGCTCTCCTGGCGCTGAGGCCATGACGAAGCAATTGGTGCCAAAGGAACCCGCAGGGAAGCCAGCCACAATCACCCGGGCAGCCTAGTCCGGAGACGGCCCGTGAATACACTCCGCTGGTGACCAGTAGCAACAAACGCGAGCGTGAACTAGCCCGGGCGAAATATGAGCGCCAGCAAGCCCGAAGGACACAGCGTCATGCCCATCGTCGACGCAACCAGAAGATCACGGCCGTTGTCGTTGTCGTGGCAATGGTGCTCGCCTTCGGTGGCTGGGTGCTGTTCAGCATCGTTGTGAATGACGACACGAATGCACCAGTAGCCGAGGCTTCCCCAGCAGCAGTGGCCAGCTGCACGGAGGCGACGCCCTCCACGGCGAGCCCGCAGAACTTTGCTGATGCTCCGAAGGTTGATCCGAGCATTGCGACAGGCACGACCATCACCTTTGCCACCAATTGCGGCGACATCGTTGTGCAGACTCTTCCAAAACTCGCGCCGGCAACCGTGACTTCTGAAGTCTTTCTTGCCAACAAGGGCTTCTACGACATGACTCCCTGCCATCGCCTGACGACTGCTGGCATCTTCGTACTGCAATGCGGCGACCCAACCGGATCAGGTTCTGGGGGTCCCGGGTACACGGTTCCCGACGAGAACCTGCCCCCCAAGGGCAGCACGGTCTATCCAGCCGGGACAGTCGCCATGGCCAATGCCGGTTCAGGAACCTCCGGTTCACAGTTCTTCATCGTCTACGAGGACTCCCCTCTTGGCCCGGACTACACGGTGTGGGGCAAGGTCATTTCCGGCCTCGATGTCGTGAAATCAGTCGCCACAGCAGGGGTAAATGACGGCAGCGGCGACGGTGCTCCAACGCAACCAGTGGTGATCCAGCAGGCAACTGTGAGCACCCCCTGATGATCCCGGTAGCGTGAGCACCCCTAGGGAAGGCACTTCATGACCGAGCTTGTACCCGGCGCGATACCGACGCCAGCGGTACTGCGACGTCCAAAACCAGCCGTCGAGGCTGGGCCGCCAGCCAGCGACCCGAGCAAATTTGGTCGAGTTGAGGCCGACGGGACCGTGGTGCTCCTTGCCCCCGAGGGCGAAGTAGTGGTCGGGCAATGGGTTGCCGGACCACCCGCCGAAGGCTTGGCGTTCTTCGGACGCAAGTACGACGACCTGATCGTGGAATTGGATCTGACTTCTCAGCGGCTGGCTGATGGCCGGGCGACTGCAGATCAGTCCACCGCTGCCTTGACGCATGTGCGTGCCGCCATTGCAGCCCACGCCTATGTCGGCGATACCGCTGCCCTGCTCCAAAAGGTGGCCTTGCTGGAGGAAGCCATCACTGCTGCGAAGGCAGCTGCCTTGGCAGCGCGCGCGGCACAGAAGACACAGGCGCTTGCGGTGCGCGAGGCGCTCGCGGTTGAGGCAGAGTCGCTCGCGTCCAGCACTGCCTGGAAGACCACAAGTGAGCGCTTTGCCAGCATGATCGATGACTGGAAAGCCCTCCCCCGGATGGATCGCAATTCTGAGCAGGAAGTCTGGAAGCGCATCAGCACCGCCCGAGCGACTTTCGACAAACGCCGACGCGCTCACTTCGCTGAGGTCGAGGTGCAGCGCAAGGATGCAACCTCACGCAAGCGCGAACTCATTGCTTCTGCCGAGGCACTGGCTACCTCCACGGACTGGGTCAACACCTCGCGAAAACTTCGCGATCTGATGCAGGAGTGGAAAGTTGCTCCGCGGACGTCCAAGCGCGACGAAGACAAGCTCTGGAAGCGTTTCAAATCCGCTCAGGATGCCTTCTATGAGGCTCGTACTGCGGCTGAGACCGCTGTCGAAGCTGAATTGAAGATCAATGTGCCTGCCAAGGAAGCGCTGGTTGTTGAAGCAGAAGCGCTCCCCACTACAGACCTCAAGGCTGCCAAGCAGTCTTTGCGATCGATTCAGGATCGCTGGGACAACCTGGGTGACCTGCCCAAGCCCGATCGTGATCGCCTTGAGAACCGATTGAAGAAGGTCGAAGAATCCATTCGCCAAGCCGAGGCAAAGGCCTGGAAGAAGAGCAATCCGGAGGCCCGGGCTCGCGCCGAGTCCACTGCCAACGCCTTTGCTGATGGTCTGGCCAAACTTGAGGCGCAACTGGCCGCAGCACAGAAGGCCGGCAAGGCTGCTGATGTGGCCAAACTCCAGGCTTCGGTTGACTCAACCAAGGCGCTGCTCAATGCGGCATCATCGGCAGCTCAGGAATTCAGCAGCTAGCTCATTTCGAGATCACACTCGATAGGCGTCGTAGACGCCTTCGACGTTGCGCACGGCCTTCAACACCGAACCCAGATGCTTGGGATCAGCCATCTCGAAAGTGAAGCGAGACATCGCGATACGGTCTCGGGTGGTCGTGACTGACGCGCTCAAGATATTGACATGGGTGTCGGAAAGTGCCCGGGTCACGTCAGACAACAGTCGGGCACGGTCAAGGGCTTCGATCTGAATATTCACCAGGAAGACACTGCTGGCAGTGGGAGACCATGACACCGCGACCATGCGATCGGGTTCGCGCTCAAGCTCTGGCACATTGACGCAGTCATTGCGGTGCACAGACACCCCGTTGCCACGCGTTACGAAGCCGACGATTTCGTCGCCTGGTACCGGCGTGCAGCACTTGGCCAGTTTCACCCACACGTCATCAGTGCCCACCACCATGACACCAACGTCAGAGGCACTGCGCGTATCGCGCCGTTGTGCCCGAGCGGGTGTAAGAGTCTCGGCCGCATCGTCATCAGCCTCTTCGACACCGCCAACCGATTCGACCAGTCGCTGCACGACTGAGGACGCACTGACTTTGTTCTCGCCGACTGCTGCGTACAGGCCAGAGACATCGGTGTGGTGCAGATCAAGCGCAATGGCGTTAAGTGCCTGGGTGGTCATCAACCTCTGCAGTGGCAGACCCTGCTTTCGCATGGCCCTGACGATTGAGTCCTTACCCTGCTCAATGGCTTCGTCTCGGCGCTCACGCGAGAACCAGGCCTTGATCTTGCTCCTGGCTCGCGCTGATGCGACGAAGGACAGCCAGTCGCGACTTGGCCCTGCGCCTTCGGCTTTGGAGGTGAAGATCTCGATGACATCACCATTGGCAAGAGGGGATTCAAGTGGCACCAATTTGCCGTTGACGCGCGCGCCGACGCATCGATGCCCGACTTCGGTATGCACGGTGTAGGCGAAGTCCACTGGAGTGGCGCCAGTAGGCAGTGCAATGACATCACCCTTGGGAGTGAACACGAAGACTTCGGAAGAACCCAGGTCGTAGCGGAGCTGATCCATGAACTCATCTGGATCCTCAGTCTCTCGCTGCCACTCAACAAGCTGGCGCAGCCAGGCAAAGTCGTCAGGGCCCTGCTTCTGTGCGGCATCTCCTTGCTTGTAGCGCCAATGCGCGGCCACTCCGAACTCCGCGCCTTGATGCATCTCGACGGTGCGAATCTGCAATTCCACAGGTTTGCCACCTGGGCCAATGACCGTCGTGTGCAGGGATTGGTACATATTGAACTTCGGCATGGCAATGAAGTCCTTGAACCGGCCCGGCATCGGACTCCACTTTGCGTGGATGATGCCCAGGACGCTGTAGCAATCCCGTACATCTTCCACGAGAATGCGCACTCCCACGAGGTCATAGATGTCAGCGAAGTCCCGACCGCGCACGATCATCTTCTGATACACCGAGTAGTAGTGCTTTGGACGACCGGTGACTGTTGCCTTGATCTTGCTCTGTCGAAGGTCGGCTTCGATGTCGGTGATGATCTCGTCGACAAACAGATCACGTTGGGGTGAACGCTGCCCGACCAGCCGCACTATCTCGTCGTACATCTTTGGATAGAGCGTGGCAAATGCCAGATCTTCCAACTCCCACTTCACAGCATTGATGCCCAGGCGGTGCGCGAGAGGTGCGTAGATCTCAAGAGTTTCGCGAGCTTTGGCCTGCTGCGACTCCTCGCTCATCCAGCGCAGAGTGCGCATGTTGTGAAGGCGATCGGCCAGTTTGATCATCAGTACCCGGATGTCTCGCGCCATGGCCACCACCATCTTGCGGACTGTTTCAGAAGTTGAGGCATCGCCGTATTTGACTTTGTCGAGTTTGGTCACACCGTCAACGAGTGCTGCGACCTCATCGCCAAA containing:
- a CDS encoding peptidylprolyl isomerase; translated protein: MTSSNKRERELARAKYERQQARRTQRHAHRRRNQKITAVVVVVAMVLAFGGWVLFSIVVNDDTNAPVAEASPAAVASCTEATPSTASPQNFADAPKVDPSIATGTTITFATNCGDIVVQTLPKLAPATVTSEVFLANKGFYDMTPCHRLTTAGIFVLQCGDPTGSGSGGPGYTVPDENLPPKGSTVYPAGTVAMANAGSGTSGSQFFIVYEDSPLGPDYTVWGKVISGLDVVKSVATAGVNDGSGDGAPTQPVVIQQATVSTP
- the alaS gene encoding alanine--tRNA ligase, whose translation is MDSAEIRSRFLRYYADRGHQIVPSASLLLDDPTLLFVNAGMVPFKPYFLGEAPAPYPRATSVQKCVRTGDIEEVGKTTRHASFFQMAGNFSFGDYFKELAIPMAWELLTSSVADGGYGFPEDKLWATVYLDDDEAIDIWHKQVGLPLDRIQRRGMADNFWSMGIPGPCGPCSEIYYDRGPEHGRDGGPVADEDRYLEVWNLVFMQSERGAGPAKEDYPILADLPAKNIDTGMGLERMAALLQGVDNIYEIDTTRGILDRAVELSGTRYGATPKSDVALRVIADHARTCAFLIGDGVLPGNEGRGYVLRRLMRRVIRNMRLLGAQDPSMGELIDATVLTMAPQYPELNDEVNRIRQIAIAEEAVFIQTLRAGTTIFDTAAQGIRSTGGSTVSGEQAFALHDTYGFPIDLTLEMAAEQGLQVDEEGFRTLMGQQRERAKADARERKVGLTATTAYRDILETGGRTSFTGYTEVDSEATIIGLVRDGATVAAASAGEHLEIILDRSPFYAESGGQLGDRGRIVSSTGAVAEVYDVQMPVPGLFVHRSEVRSGEFASGMSVVGHVDIQRRRAISRAHTATHLIHRAFREELGDTATQMGSENAPGRLRFDFPSSTPIAPDVMQSVEARVNEVLLEDLAVTAHQMSQADARALGAMALFGEKYGDQVRVISVGDWAHELCGGTHAQRSGQLGVVTFLGEGSIGTGVRRVEALVGADAYQFLAREHVLVNRLTELLKVPAEQIPDRIERTIASLKTAERDLEKVRKSALSASVDDVIGAAVEIGPVHVWAFQAPEGMDAAALREVVVQVKGRNRSGVPVVLFGTVVADGKVSAIAAANEQAIALGVGANILLAAALPLLGGRGGGKPDLAQGGGTHPAGVADAIEAVKASITARVSN
- a CDS encoding replication-associated recombination protein A, whose translation is MTLFDESHALAPLAVRMRPSSVDDVVGQEAALGPGTPLRNLLTGQGSAISVILWGPPGTGKTTLASLVSLVSGRSFEELSAVTAGVKDVRAVIDSARARSSVSGQGTVLFIDEVHRFSKSQQDALLPAVENGWVTLIAATTENPSFSVISPLLSRSLVVTLQPLTDVDIDLLLRRALHDPRGFDDRFAIDDQAMVDLVHLSIGDARRGLTALEAAAIAADSAGSSVICLEHVEQAVQHVALRYDKDGDQHYDVISAFIKSVRGSDPDAALHYLARMLEAGEDPRFIARRLMILASEDIGMADPQVLQTAVAAAQSVAIVGMPEAQIILAHATIHAALAPKSNAVVTAIGAAANDVRRGRVGSVPIWLRDAHYPGAKDHGHGAQYIYPHDLPEGVVAQTYLPEVLQGVRYYRPSQHGAEAAWSKVAERLAQLRSGQNENPEH
- the ruvX gene encoding Holliday junction resolvase RuvX, with the translated sequence MLLACDVGTVRIGVARSDAGQVLAVPLDSVPAGDAAISQILELISEYSVVEIIVGLPLKMDGSEGASAEMARTWAAELESSTEIPLRLVDERLTTVQAQRGMHAAGRTVKNSRSWIDSASAVVLLQSVLESRSR
- the hisS gene encoding histidine--tRNA ligase, yielding MQAPKGVPEYFPPRSTAFLEVREALTAPARMAGYGYVELPVFEDTALYVRGVGESTDVVAKEMYTFQDRGGRSLSLRPEGTAGVMRLVIEHGLDRGQLPVKVWYSGPFFRAERPQQGRYRQLQQVGVEAIGSMDPALDAEVIAIADAGFRSLGLQQFTLQLTSLGCAQCRPVYRALLQEFLAALDLDEATRERAAINPLRVLDDKRTEVQALLVGAPYMVDHLCPECREHYDEVRQHLRAVNVEWTEAPALVRGLDYYTRTAFEFSHPLLGAQSGIGGGGRYDGLMESLGGQALSGIGFGIGTDRTLLACEAEHLSIGRDPLIDVFAVPIGKEAKSKLVALAAELRRSGIRVDLAFGDRGLKGAMKAADRSGAPWVLVVGEQELSDGTSVIRDMSRGEQEIVAWESVQPTLAGKIAEQTLSSTKGVHS
- the aspS gene encoding aspartate--tRNA ligase; the protein is MIRSVLAGTLRAADSGTTVTLAGWIASRRDHGGVAFLDLRDSSGVVQVVVHDPEIAHGLRDEYCLQVTGQVGIRPAGNENPDLPTGEIEVMSTQLTVLSVAAPLPFPIDDRVAVGDEVRLKYRYLDLRRQSAGDALRMRSKVNQLARDVLLGRDFIEIETPTLTRSTPEGARDFLVPVRLQPGDWYALPQSPQLFKQLLMVGGMERYFQIARCYRDEDFRADRQPEFTQLDIEMSFVEQEDIIELGEAIIGALWQGILAHEIGEIPRMTYHEAMRRFGSDKPDLRFGLELVELTDFFFDTPFRVFQSEYVGAVVMPGGADQPRRQFDAWQEWAKQRGAKGLAYITVDAEGELGGPVAKNLSDNERAGIVDATGAKPGDCIFFAAGKPSESRMLLGAVRGEIAERQGLIEEGSWSFLWVVDAPMFELTDDGGWTAVHHPFTSPNHDWIDNFETAPSDALAWAYDIVCNGNEIGGGSIRIHQADVQQRVFGLLGMSQEEANDKFGFLLEAFKFGPPPHGGIAFGWDRICMLLAGAPSLRDVIAFPKTGGGQDPLTGAPTPITGLQRKEAGIDGPPVRAHTVSS
- a CDS encoding MBL fold metallo-hydrolase, translating into MIVAGFPAGSFGTNCFVMASAPGEPCLIIDPGQDSIDGLMQIISEHKLKPAAVLITHGHLDHAWSVAPLSHDFGIPAYIHADDRYRLAELAGSTINANRESLLRMTKGALELTEPEDVRLLADNEVLDLAGIQLLVRHAPGHTEGSIVFEREADAEVPPIMFSGDLLFAGSIGRTDLDGGSMQLMQDSLQRIVLPADDDMVVLPGHGPQTTIGQEKLSNPFLQPGNQYFPARTGL